GAACATCTGTTGCTTTAAATCTCAGCTCGACTTCACGGCACTGCAGTCAACTAGCTGTGGTTACATCCAGCACACTGTGAAAGGCTCACCCCAACGCGACTCTATATACATGCTATAAAAGTGCAAGATGGGTATTTGGATTATAACACATATGATAACACATTGTATTCTAAAATATGAAACCCAAAGGTTGATCCATGAGATAGGTTTACTAGATTCTCTTTATAAAGTACTATTAAGGTTGAAATTTTGAGGTAGGAGGCTGTTTGGTTTTTGCCCGTAGGGTAAACATGTTACTCCAGAGGAAAGATAATATCCTAAATATACAACCATCTGTgacatgctgttttgtttttttgtttttttcaattacaATATAAGCCGAGACATTAtacttgaataaatgtaaactataaacaAAACGAACATGCTAGCATTGATTAAATCATTTACGAACCTTGTCTGCGCAGTCTACAATCATATTCTAAAGCTCataaacctgttaaatgtcacagTATGTGCAAGGATACCACAAAGGATGTGACTTGTAAAATACTGTTGACATGGAGCTCCACACATAGGAATTACATTAGAAAACACATAACAAGATCCTACTTTTTACAATACAGCTATGCATTTTTGTACCAAAAGTGAATTCCTTGCCCCATAGACGTGCATTGTAAATTCATTACTGTATTTTGCTACAGAAGCTGCATATAGATTATGCCACGGATTCTGTCTTGAAGACGTTTTTTGCTCCCCATCAGTTGCCTTTCGTCAAAAAGCCTTTCAGAGCTCACATTCTGTAGCTGTGCCACACAATACAGGCTACTGATACATTGAAGTTAGCTTGGCTTATATAATGACCTCATTGAAAGTATTCACATTAAACCCTTTAACATATGAAATCACCGTGGTTTGTTTAGTGCTCTCTGAGTGCCCTTTTCTACTTGACTGAGTTCACATTAATTTGGGGAGCCATGAAACACTTTCACCTCTTACGGTGTTCTCGCAAATTGGCCTCATGGCTCGACACACCGCCGTGCACTCATGATTAAAAGGTCTTGTATTGCCGTAATGACATTGCTTTCTCTAGGATGAGGGTTTTGCAGGAACGTGTCACTTTTCTGTACAATGGCTGTTCCAGAAAGACACAAAAATGGATTGATTTTGTTGTCTCAGCATTTTGGATTAGTCAGTTTCTCCAGTGTTTTCCACAAAACAAGGCTGAACAGCTGTGAAAAGGTAACAGCTGTATGCCATGACCTCATCCTCTGAGTAAATTGGTAACACACAATGACCTCTTGACTTAACATGGGGTGAATTGGGTGTTGGGGATGGGAGTGctgcacattttgttttgttattctgCATTGTTGCCAGCAGGGTTCACCAGGACGAGGAGTGTAatcacagctccatctagtggcattagtataatatatagtatatatatatattagtgctgtcaaaattagcgcgttaacgcattcgattaatttgaaatatttaacgcgttaaaaaaaaataacgcaattaacgcggttgcagttttttttatttccagttgtggcctatgtgtgttcaacgtgcaaagaaatatggataagaccaaggaaggacttttagacggaaagtttcagtataaaactctgccggattactcttcagtctgccacaagaaacattactcttcatttagtctgccacaagaaacagcaacattaaaatcatgaactcaaatgtcattgtttaaataaaaaaaaaaaacaatgactgtaacagtgcgtaaatcagacctttctgtaacgcttacgttaataagcttaaacgaaaataaagaaataattgtgtagcggagtattttttgtaaacagtgccgcgaactgtcaatcactcctgtgcgcgtgcatcactgtcctcctcagctgcagcaacttgcgctctctctcttcatcaagctttaaaacaaaaagggaacaaaaagatcatattgtctttgtgcataggctatagattaattagataaatgaatatctaaatttgtgccttgccgtctacggtatttttttagaacttagaaaaaagatgctgcagccaatgaacagccagcgggggctgcaggacgactcaacctccgcagacagtttttaatgtttatcagacaataaatactcaatattttgctttagtataactcacaacgagtttcacacaccttctccggccacgttgagttgttgacacttaacagtgggaaaagcgacacatgcgctattcacttgtataacttaagggtgaatgggtaatgtagtttctgctctgggtgggatgaattagcaagcttgcattgtgaagggcgctctgaaaatcggcagtgcaggtaaaagattaaaacctccattaaaacagatgtccaaatgagcgtaccggtacgctacaagcacgttctgggcgcacagagaggtggcggtacgctcaagagctatatttggaagtaccggtgtgtactggcccacttaaagcactggcaatgactatactttggaatttttttgcagtccacttagaattcaacatggaaatcatttttgttttttattggcattgattgttttgaaattcaaatggtacttacatgcctgtgtttttatttctttaataaatatggctttcaagccaacagttaatttggaggatattgatggtttattgcaggtatgttgtttacatgagaaaatctgtgttacaagttaaacaaaaattccaataaacaatcatattttgaatttaaatagtttctttgtcttgagtttacattaattatttacattttacatttacatatccaaaaagtttcagtctttcaattgcgattaatcgcgattaatcgcgattaattttaaaaaattgtgcgattaattagttaattttttttaatcgattgacagcactaatatatatatatatatatatatatatatatatatatatatctatgacAGGGGTTCTAAATTCTTTTGACTcaaaactatgtgtgtgtgtgtgtgtgtgtgtgtgtgtgtgtgtgtgtgtgtgtgtgtgtgtgtgtgtgtgtgtgtgtgtgtgttattaaacaTATTCAGTTTATTTATGCATGACTCACAAATGTGCATCACATaaagttttatgttttgtgtAATTTAAATAGATATTATTGAGGTAAGATTACAGTTAGATtgctttaatatataattcataatttaaatacTTCAGTACTTTAAGTCATAATGTGGTCATAAAGGTCATAAAGGTTGCTGGGACCCCCTGGTCTATACAATAGTTTAAATATGTGTGATAAACCAGGAAATTTGTCTTCTATCTGTAGGACCACGACAAGCCCAGTCCCCCACAGAAACCACTTCCCGCAGACCCCTTAATCAGAGGGCACGGGGTGGGTCGAAGCACATCTGCAGCGGGAGTGCGGATACCTGGACCTCTAGCCATCCCGATTCCAACTGTACCACGACCGCCTCCTGCCATACCACTGCCAAACAGGTCAGTCCCACTGTGATACTGCGGGCAAAATCACATATTTATGGATGAAAACTAACTGCTTTTTTGCTACATCGTAGGCCTCTTCCCAGATTACCACAGCCCTTTTATGATCACTGACACATGGACACCACAGCACTGGGTGAATTTCACCAGCATCTGAACACACTTGTTTGCACTATGAAAACTCTGTTGGACCAAGTGACCACCCCTGCAGAAACTCCACGGAGGGTCTCACAGAGAAGAGGGCTGCCCCCGACACCTTGGTGCTCCGCCTCCTCAGAAAAGGTGTTAGTTTGTCCTCGCTCAGGTACTGCAGAACTATTTAAGATGTATATTTATTGTGAGGAGGAAACTACGTGCTGTGCTTGACACCTTTTTTACTGTCTGAcagttttttgtttggttttacaTGTTGAAAATAAGCCGACCAatcatgttttccttttttaagtgtttttattcagtttatattATGGTAAGACTTAGATTGGTGTTGTGAAGATCAAAAAAGGCCTGCTTTAAAACGACGCGGCATGTCTGGGATACTGGAGTACAAGCAACATGAAGTCTAAATGTTTAAACACAGAGCGCTGGAATCAGTGCCACTGAGTgcaaaaaaatctgtaataattaCTGGATTGATGCATGATGATAAATGATGATGTCATGAAGGAGGAAGTGATGTGAGACAAACCAGTTGACAAACCAACTTTTCGGGAACTACAGTACCTTAAAATCACATGTGCTTGAGCAAGTGCAGTGCTACAGTATCTGACAAAGCAAGAATCGCTATTACTATTGCTACAAATTTAGCCCTAAGCATTCAGCTTTGTTTGTAATGATACCTCAAATTATGCGAGGAGAGATGTGCTATATAAAAATTAATCAGCCAAAACGGAGTTACATCAATTAGGGCTGAGTCGTCTAGAGAAGAGAATATGCATTGCAGCTGCATAGCAACAGCTTGTCCAGTTTGTctacagaaaatgaaaaaaatccaGGCAGTATTTATAGTTCAAACACTTGAGAGGTTGTGATGTTCATTTTTCCAACATGCTTTGAAGCATTCAGAGAAATACCAGCGGCAACACAAAATATGTAGTGACACCACAGACCTTAAAATATGTCGGAATAGCAGATCAGCATTCCCACTGAGCCATCAGCATCCAGCAGCTGTCATGTCTGTCATTATGGCCTTGTTGTGCTGTATACACCCGTTCTGTGAAATATCTTCCAATACTTGAGGCTATAGATGTTGAATTTTCTGTACTGTATTTCTTGTATCATTTTTGACAGTGTAcacaaccagtcaaaagtttAGTGTCAATGGAATTCTCTTTCaaagaaatgaacacttttattcagcaaggatgcattcaattgatcaaaagtgacagtaaagacttatcAGTAaaaatttctgtttcaaatacagtattgttcaaaataatagcagtacaatgtgactaaccagaataatcaaggtttttagtatattttctattgctacgtggcaaacaagttaccagtaggttcagtagattgtcagaaaacaaacaagacccagcattcatgatatgcacgctcttaaggctgtgcaattgggcaattagttgaaaggggtgtgttcaaaaaaatagcagtgtctacctttgactgtacaaactcaaaactattttgtacaaacatttttttttttctgggatttagcaatcctgtgaatcactaaactaatatttagttgtatgaccacagttttttaaaactgcttgacatctgtgtggcatggagtcgaccaacttgtggcacctctcagctgttattccactccatgattctttaacaacattccacaattcattcacatttcttggttttgcttcagaaacagcatttttgatatcaccccacaagttctcaattggattaaggtctggagattgggctggccactccataacattaattttgttggtttggaaccaagactttgcccgtttactagtgtgttttgggtcattgtcttgttgaaacaaccatttcaagggcatgtcctcttcagcataggacaacatgacctcttcaagtattttaacatatgcaaactgatccatgatccctggtatgcgataaataggcccaacaccatagtaggagaaacatgcccatatcatgatgctggcacctccatgcttcactgtcttcactgtgtactgtggcttgaattcagagtttgggggtcgtctcacaaactgcctgtggcccttggacccaaaaagaacaattttactctcatcagtccacaaaatgttcctccatttctctttaggccagttgatgtgttctttggcaaattgtaacctcttctgcacatgccttttttttaacagagggactttgcgggggattcttgaaaatagattagcttcacacagacgtcttctaactgtcacagtacttacaggtaactccagactgtctttgatcatcctggaggtgatcattggctgagcctttgccattctggttattcttctatccattttgatggttgtcttccgttttcttccacgtctctctggttttgctctccattttaaggcattggagatcattttagctgaacagcctatcattttttgcacctctttataggttttcccctctctaatcaactttttaatcaaagtacgctgttcttctgaacaatgtcttgaacgacccattttcctcggctttcaaatgcatgttcaacaagtgttggcttcatccttaaataggggccacctgattcacacctgtttcttcacaaaattgatgacctcagtgattgaatgccacactgctatttttttgaacacacccctttcaactaattcaactaattgcccaattgcacagccttaagagcgtgcatatcatgaatgctgggtctcatttgttttctgagaatctactgaacctactggtaacttgtttgccacgtagcaataaaaaaatatacgaaaaaccttgattattctggttagtcacattgtactgctattattttgaacaatactgtaaatgctgtccttttgaactttttcttcatcaaaaaatacacaaacactgaagactggaataatgatgctgaaaattcagctttacatttaaaatatattaaaacagaagatggttattttagattgtaataatattccatgatattacacatttttactgtatttttgatcaaataaatgcagctttataaatttaaattaaattaaattaaatgtatgcattcagcagatgctttcatccaaagcgacatacagtgcattcaggctatcaatttttacctatcatgtgttcccggggaatcgaacccccaaccttgagcTACCAAtttagctacaggaacactaacttTATAAGatactttcagaaaaaaatcttTAGGCAAATAGTAATTTTTCATAACCTTTTCACAAAAGTGTTAAACATCAAGATGATGTAAAGTACACAGGATGTAGTAAATATTACTGCTGGTGTGTGTCGCCACAACTATGGCAATTTTACACAAGTGGTTCCTTCTTGCccataacagaaaataaatggaTCCTTCCTTTATGCACAGCTGGGCTCACTGTTATTCATAAACTTATGAGATTGTTGTTCTGCTTGGTACTTCACCCTGAGGGAAATTACACTTCAGTGTTTCCACATAATATTCCAGCGTTGTTGCTTTGGGAGTATAACAAACCCAGCTGTCACAGTGTTTCATTCAAGCCAAGCCTGTGTGTTTTCTTTATGTTCTTGTTTACCTATTTACAACAATGTATGTACATTTCACCTTTTTATATGCACTCATGTGGATGTGTTAAATactcacttctttttttttcttttttttttatctgtggtCAAAGATGATTGCTCAGTTTTTGCACTGGGTGTTGAATTCATTATGTAACAATTTTATAATCAACAAAGTCCATTTTCATTTCTATGAATTAGGATATTAAAAGGGAACTGTGAATGCCTTCAAAAAATATAACTGGATACTGATAATGTAAGGACTTGAACAAGATCAATAAACGAGGATTTTACTATCGTGAATTcaagatcattttattttacactacaGAGACATAAAAGTTGTTTTTAATAACTTAAGGCTTTAATGTAATGTGTAAAATATGAAAGATCATTTCTTGTCTCCATAACAGAACTGTCCTGCTGATGTCAGTCGATTTGAATCTTCCAAGCTTATATTATCCAGCAAGTTTATGATGCTCTGAAACAGAAATTGTCTTTTTGTTCCAagctacaaaatattaatttgctcATGTATAGTTTGTCAGGTTACCTGTCTCCCAAATGCTTTTGCCATATCCGCGGCACCTGCTCCATACTACATTAGGGTGTAAATATCATTTTATGAGAAGTGTTATTAGTTTCCCTGTGGCAAAAAAAATGGATTACACTACTCGTATTGTTTAATCATTTATGCATTATGAATATCATCATGACCATAATCTGTTACCTCATTCTTCATGTGGTGATCTGCCCCACTGTCAAGCAGAAGTTTCACCAGCTCTACATGGTTATTCAGCACAGCGACCTGAAAAATGATAACCAAGAACTCCAATGGTGCCATCCATCTTGTCCCCGACAATTTTAGTGGATGTTTTGATGATGAATACCATTAGTGGTGTCTTGCCAGCTTTGTCACGGACGTTTACATCAGCTCCAGCCTGGAGGAGGATGGAGGCGACCGCAGCGTTTCCACCAATGGCTGACACACGCATGAGAGGAGTCCAGAGAGACACTTTATCTATCACATCCACCTGTCAGAGTACAAGAACACATGCTTTAAACTGACAATACAGGGTCAAGCACACCATTTGACAAAGTAATGGGCCACAAACGGTATTATGAAGTTCGGTTACTTCATATTTCTGATCATATGAAATACCTTCataggaataattcacccaaaattgaaaaattgcgtctttgtaatattaaattattcatttagctgatgctttttatccaaagcgacttacaattgctatatatgtcagaggtcacatgcctctgaagcaactaggggttaagtgtcttgctcagggacacattggtgtctcacagtggattcgaacccgtgTCTCTCACACcgaaggcatgtgtcttatccactgcaccatcaACACCCCGTGATAAAAACAACTTCAAATTGCTTCCAGCTGAAATATGAGTCCGCTATCCATAATATTATTTTCTCCAAGGAGAAAGTGATCTTatctaaatcaggagagaaatgtgcacagatcaagcactttttacaagtaaaaacaatggattttgatgtgaaaagaCAACAGGGTAAAGAATTTTTCACTGGATGAAGCATTATGATGGGGcatcagtttaaagttaaaatgccttaatgacagatttgtttctaacaaacgCACAGATTTTTGcctcacaagatgttaattgatggactggagtcgtccgggttacttgtggattattgtgatgttttatcggctgtttggactcattctaaAGGCAGCCATTCaaattcattgcagaggatccactggtgagcaagtgattctaaatttctccaaatctgttctttaGAAACAATCTCACCTTGAGGGCCTGTGGTGGAGTAAATTGTCAACAAATATTcatttgcacacatttaaatGGTTGAAAAATGGACCTCGGACCTCACAACCATCTTGGATCATATATTTAATGACAGGCAGGTGTCCTCCATCCACAGCCCAGTGGAGCGGCGTGCAGCCATCCGTGTCTCGGGACTGCCATGTGGAGCCGCAGTTACGCAGATACTTCACTGTGTTCAGGTGACCAGCGAAACAAGCCTGCATTAGACTGATAAAACACGTGCATAgatgaaaatacatatttgaaaacATGAATCATTATAAAATTAAACTGCATTGAAAATGCATATGCAGGCTTACCAGTCTTTTCCAGTGCTGTCTCTCTTGTTAATATCAGCTCCATGCTTCATTAAAATGTCCACTAAGCTACAAAAAACGATGCTgatcattattaaaaatacattactaTATTTCAACGAGTTTACTCTTTATCACATGGCAATAACTAAACATAGACTGATGTGGGATTCAGTAGCTTGCTGTGAATTCATCTCTCTGTACACCAGCTTTGGGTTTAAATGAATAACATCAGAATATGTTTACCTGGTGAAACCTTTCTGTGCTGCCACCATGAGAGGGGTGAACCCCATTTTGTCATAAACATCCACGTCGACCATTCTAGAAGAGGAATTACATGAGAGGGGTTATGAATAATGTGTGAACTGGCATTTAAGAGGATATTTCACATAAAGGTTAAAATATTGTCATCATGAATCACCCTGTACCACAGAATGAAGAAAGGCTGGAGAAGATTGAAGTGacggtgaagtgtgtgtgtggtcttacCCTGACTGCAGAACTGTGGTCAGctcatcctcatcctccctgTTCACGGCCTGGTGGAGGTTCTTCCCACTGAACGGCTCTCCTGTGGACAAACCATCAAAACgttataaaacatgaaacaaatgCACTACTATCCAaatgtttagggtcagtaaggaTTTTAACACCTTTGAAAGTCCCACTTAGCTAGGTTGTATTTAATTGAtcataaaacagtaaaaactttaaaattgtgaaatgttattacaatttaaaataataattttctatttaaaatatgtaatatattcctgtgatggcaaagaagCTATTACtacagtctccagtgtcacatgatcgttcagaaatcattttaatttgctgatttgctcaataaacatttcttatttttatcgatgttgaaaacagttgtggtgcttTATAGGTTTCTGGAAACTGTGATAATTTtttagtattctttgatgaatgtaaATTTCAAAGTACACAATTTACTAGAACTCAAAATCtagaagtctttactgtcacttttgatcatttacaTGCATCTATGctgaaaaaaacttttgaactactgtgtACATTTTGTGTGAATGAATTCCTAAAGGTTTGTGTTTCTACCAATAACAGCAGAGAGAAGCATGAGATTTTCTAGGTTTTTTAGACCAAGGCTTTGACTGGAGGTACAGTAAAATATCCTACGGGCGGTGAAGACAGAGACCACGGGGCTGAGGATGCACTCCCCTGAGGCTCTGGTGACCCTCAGCCTAAAATTATAGGAGGTGCTGGACTCCAAGCCCTCTACAAGATGATGAGTGCTGTACCCTCTGTGATAAAACAccaatacattattattacatgCACTGTTGCTAAAAGGCCAGTTTTGAACATGttgtaataacttttatattcacAGAAATGATCTTCACCGTCAAACAGAGAAAACTGACATGTATAcggtgctgtatgtgtgtgttttggggtcCATCTGCTCCACAGAGAAGCGTGTCCAGCGTTCAGGAGGGCCATTTCGAGGTTTATTCTCTTCATTCATCCAACTCAGCTCAATACTGTGGTGAGTGACCTTCTTAATCACAAGAGTAAGCTCTGGATATTTTCCTGGAGAGATTGAGAAAAATACATGGCAGATTCTTAATATCATGCACATTGTTAATAAAGTTGTAGGattaatgtgaatttttttatatacagtatttcgCCTTGCAGTAATATGCAACAcagttatattattttttgtatgcgTGTTTTTGACAAGGGTTGAAACCTAAACCAATCTATGGTTAATATGCAGTTATCTGATACAGCAGCGTCCATGGTATGATCTTGCTATTCAGGTGTGACTTATGGGTAAACTGCAGCCTATTGGTTTCATCTTAATAAAGGTCATGAATATCACATAACAATACACCCAGAATAACTAACCACAAAAGATTGTTTCTGGATTAATGATTAAGTTAAAAGTTTACCCATTACTTTTTAATCTCTGTTGCTGAAGAAaacttttagactttttttcttttctcctaaAACGGGCTGGAAACAtaacattattttcaaaaataaataggctatattgatttgttaaataatgaataaaatgcagCTCTTTATaaggtaataaaatattatacttatttatatttgtatattagcATTACTACAagcatattgtctgtttattagaaCTAATAAAGCCTATATAATAATGCCTTATCCTGCAAGATCATATTTTTATATCCCTTAATTCTACCCCATACCAAAACTTAACTACGACGCGGCAAACtgagagtttattgaggcaaaagtcgtagttTTTAGTTAATTATCAGACATGGTCCTCAAATTAAAGAGTCACcgaaacataaaaaaagtttttgctgaCTGTGTTACCATGTTAATCGAAGACTGCATTATAAAACTATGTTGCAATAGTGGTATTGTTTTGAATAacgtttttcttacatttttaaaaacctttctaTCAAACATCAAACAGGCTGCCTACTAGTTAACACAAATCAAATATCTACCTGGGTTCATCTCGGTCAGTCTCCTTGTAGTGTACTGTAGAGAAATGTTAGTTTGTTGCCTCACTCTTCTCTCGCGCGCACATCTGACCGTGCGAGCATTAACGTTGTCATGGTGACAGCACTGGTGCAGAATTGCGCACAATCTTTGGaccatttaattttagttacataAAACACGAGTttcctaaatatatttatattagtctTGTTTTAACATGAGAGCGATGTATGGTGATTGAGACATAATCCTTGTTTTACCCTTTAGTCACTTTCATCAGCTTGGGCTCTTTTGTGATGGGATTAAATGACCACATGACCGCTCGGAATCTCTGCCTGCGAGTCTGAGCGGTGATTCAGTGCGCTAATGACGAGACGtgcgaatcggttctttcgaacaATTCACTCAAAGAACCGGATCGAAAGCGATTGTTTTACCTCGTCACAGtttctaaattattttagaaCTTGCATAACCAGAAAGAAAATGTACGCATACCATCAAAAAAATATCCTGTTGTTTTAAGAATTTATTAGTTAAAACCTGTTTCAGCTCTagaaataactttaatttttaaaatgtaaataattttaagtcaTCTTGAGGCCCCCTGGACATTCACTTATGACCCTCTGGTTGAGATCCTTCGAATGTAGATTATTAAATAAAGGCtgttcctttttttcttcttttttttatttttttccacattcAGTTTGTTGCGGTTTTGATTCATCTGATTAAACCTGAACCTGTAAAACCTAAAAATCTACAACAAACAATTCTACTAATTAATTTGCATTCcttgtttaaaacatttgcatgtcttaacaatttattaaaatcaaCTCAGTTTCATATCTTGATAAAACTGTCAATTCAATCAACATTTCTGCTATTCACCATCTGCTTTTTAACTACCACGGCCGGTTCTCGATTCAGTAAAAAGATCcgattcaaaagaatgattcgtcCACAAATCGGACCTCACAAGCGCACACTCACTGAGCGGGACAA
This region of Carassius auratus strain Wakin chromosome 17, ASM336829v1, whole genome shotgun sequence genomic DNA includes:
- the LOC113117364 gene encoding fibronectin type 3 and ankyrin repeat domains protein 1-like isoform X1 is translated as MNPGKYPELTLVIKKVTHHSIELSWMNEENKPRNGPPERWTRFSVEQMDPKTHTYSTVYIGYSTHHLVEGLESSTSYNFRLRVTRASGECILSPVVSVFTAREPFSGKNLHQAVNREDEDELTTVLQSGMVDVDVYDKMGFTPLMVAAQKGFTSLVDILMKHGADINKRDSTGKDCLMQACFAGHLNTVKYLRNCGSTWQSRDTDGCTPLHWAVDGGHLPVIKYMIQDGCEVDVIDKVSLWTPLMRVSAIGGNAAVASILLQAGADVNVRDKAGKTPLMVAVLNNHVELVKLLLDSGADHHMKNEYGAGAADMAKAFGRQSIINLLDNISLEDSNRLTSAGQFCYGDKK
- the LOC113117364 gene encoding fibronectin type 3 and ankyrin repeat domains protein 1-like isoform X2, with the protein product MNPGKYPELTLVIKKVTHHSIELSWMNEENKPRNGPPERWTRFSVEQMDPKTHTYSTVYIGYSTHHLVEGLESSTSYNFRLRVTRASGECILSPVVSVFTAREPFSGKNLHQAVNREDEDELTTVLQSGMVDVDVYDKMGFTPLMVAAQKGFTSLVDILMKHGADINKRDSTGKDCLMQACFAGHLNTVKYLRNCGSTWQSRDTDGCTPLHWAVDGGHLPVIKYMIQDGCEVDVIDKVSLWTPLMRVSAIGGNAAVASILLQAGADVNVRDKAGKTPLMVAVLNNHVELVKLLLDSGADHHMKNEGN